A single region of the Halobacterium wangiae genome encodes:
- a CDS encoding flagellin: MASVSSAHLVLFIAAILVAAVLAGTMTESASRLGNAIEERSDVESAQTDAEIVIVSDPDSPAAVYDNDTDTLTLYVKNVGASTLPGTPSGVTVLVNGHHESDVRTTVLDDDQWRPGGLLRVRVNVTLADGAHTRVVVNPTGARDTFTFTTP, from the coding sequence ATGGCCTCGGTGTCGTCCGCACACCTCGTGCTGTTCATCGCTGCCATCCTCGTCGCCGCGGTGCTCGCGGGCACCATGACCGAGAGCGCGAGCCGTCTCGGCAACGCCATCGAGGAGCGCAGCGACGTCGAGAGCGCCCAGACCGACGCCGAGATCGTCATCGTCAGCGACCCCGACAGCCCGGCCGCGGTGTACGACAACGACACCGACACGCTCACGCTCTACGTGAAGAACGTCGGCGCCAGCACCCTCCCCGGAACCCCCAGTGGCGTCACCGTCCTCGTGAACGGCCACCACGAGTCCGACGTCCGGACGACCGTCCTCGACGACGACCAGTGGCGGCCCGGGGGGCTCCTGCGCGTCCGCGTGAACGTCACGCTCGCCGACGGCGCGCACACCCGCGTCGTCGTCAACCCCACGGGCGCCCGCGACACGTTCACGTTCACGACGCCGTAG